ATATCGACGATTCTTCTAGAGCTCAAGAATCAAATCTAAAGATTCGTTTACCCACAGGAAGAAACATAGATTTAACCACCAACTCCAATCCCAAGGACTGGATCAATCTCATTTATATGGTATGAACCCTAATATCTCGATTTCTTGTTCAGTGGTGAAATTACGTTGACAGAAACACAACACGAGCATTGCCATGGCGTGCCCGCTTATGTACATTCATCCTTGACTGCAAGCGTGTAGAATTCATAAAACAATCACACCAAGAGCACAAGCCCAATATTAGACAGTATTCAATGCCAGTTCTATTAATAACACAACAAGATTTGGTTGTTCCTTCATATGTACACAAGAAAGAAGGCACACATCCTCGTAGAGCAGATCCAAAGCCTTGAAACAGCTGCATCGTCTTTCTTTCTCAGCCAGAAATGACCAAGTCTCTTCAGATATCGATGATGACCAAATTCCCTGAATGTTGAGCACATGGTTCAAACTGTGACCTGATACAACAAAAATGTAAAGATTAATAGACGAAATTCTCAGTCCAAAGGAACTACACCATGAAATGAAACGAGGGGTAAAGCTGAAGGACCTTAGATAAATACACAAAGAAAGGCGGACAAATAAACGAATGAAtagtgcacaaaaaaaaaaagtatcttaGCCCTCCTCGTTTTTCTTCAATTTCCTTTTTGCACTTCCTCTCTTTTAGCACTTCCAGCCCCCAATACAATCATACGGTTGTTGCATAAACTCATGAAAGAGGAGCAAAAAATAGGCAATCAAGACAATTCTACAAAAAGAAAGGTTAGTACACCATGGAGGTGTGCACTTAAGCATATCAGCACATCCGTAACCAAGTAAAGTAGCAACTTTGCACGCGATACAGACTTGCAACGAGAACAGGTAACATACTGTCCATCTACTCGAGCTTTCTTTAACTGGCACTGTTCTTCATTCTTTTCCCTGGAACGCCCTTTACTTGAAATAGGAACCACATCTCGGGCGTGGCTAGTTGGGTCATCAGATGGTACTTCAGCTTTCCCTTGAATAGGAAGCAGCATGTGAGGCACAACAAAGTCAGTTCCGGAAGCACCATTTGTTGATCCACCTGCTATAACTGTTACGGTTGGAGTTGACAAAGAGTTCCAACTCTCAATCAAGGCAGAACATTGTTTACCTGCATATTCCTCCTTGGCTGAACAAATAGAATCTGCTGCTGCAGTGTTAGCAGGTACTGAAGCAAATGCCTCAGAATATGCAACAGCATGTGGAATGTCATAAAACAAGGGAGCCAACATTTTATTTTCTTGGATACTACTACTGGGACCACTTGTCTCTTCATTTCTAGCCAGGGATGAGCATGATCCTTTCCCTCTATGCACCACAGCGTAatgtttattctttgattctatgATTTGTCTCATAATATCTCCTGTATCACAGTTTCctgaaaaaaaagggggggaatAAGCCCTTTTCTTGTAACAAACATGTCCTACCAAGTTATGCACTTGGGAATGGCCGTAAATCAACTAGAAACGTTGAAGCTAACCTTGATTTATCTCTCAGAAATAAACAATGAATCTAAAAAAGACGTTCGAAGCACCAAATCAAGTTCTTGCTCATATTTAATATGATTCTACTGGCACAGAACTAAGCTTAATCAATTAAAAAAAGTTTGAGCAAACCTAGAATATATTTAATAACAGTGCAAGCAGCAACCCTTTCTGCCTCTTTTTTGCTCAGTGCAGTTTCACCTTTAAATGTCTTGTTATCAAACAAAACAGAAGAGACGAAGGCTGGAATCAGCCCTGGCTTGTGAGAAGTCTCATATGTTGGCAGGTTCATGTTCATCTTCACAGAATATTCATGCAGGATAAGTTTACAGAGAATGGTATCctacaagtgaaaaaaaaaaaaaaaaattcatcagaAACTAAAATTTTGAGTGTTAATAAACTCACAGAAAGTAGACAAAGAAACATACATTATGGATGAGAGACAAGCCCTTGTTCTTGTTGATAATACGGATGCCCTCAAGGGCAAATTTTGCTGCACATTGTTCGGCTGCCTTTTTGGTCGGAAATGTGCAAGGGGAAGTGAAATTTTTCCCATCCACGATTACAGTAGACCTGAACTCAGGCGCATGCGGCGTTCCCTCATTTATAGTCTGATATAGTGGCAAGGTGATAGAAGATCTTTGTGTATATTCTTGCAACCTATTCTTATGCATGAACTCTTCTGCCATACCTATAACCAAAAATTCACTTATCGAGCAAACTTGAGGAAATACTATTATTTGAACATAAATATTAATAAACACAACATGCAAGGGTGTGATACCAGGGAATTTACAAAAAAGAGCAAGTGTTGAGAAGAAGAACAGAGATAGCAGAAGCTCATGATAATCTATGTCCCAAAAGCCAGTGATTCATAACTTCAGCATAGTAGTAACGACATACATCTCAATCATGTGTGCATaaagaaaaagcaaaaaagaaataaaaaatcaaaataaattgcCTCCCATGACATcacaaataaaaaatttaaaaatccaATCATAACGTGGATATAGATCTTCTGATCCATTAGCTTCAAGCACCATCAACAGGATCATTTCAAATGTGCCGATAAGTAATTTAATCCTAGGTAAGTCTTGTAACTTCTtatctttgattatttatgaCAAAGAACAGTTCCATCAAGGGGAAAATGAAACAATGGACATATAACAGAATACGCTAAGATTAGTACCTCAAAAAAGGAACAATGGACTTATAAATTTTTGCCTCATTTAGTTGGACATGCAATAAAATACACCAAGATTACTGCCTCATGTAATCAGGATTAAAATGAACAAATTCAAAGTATGTGTCATCTAATGTTTTCTGCTATGCTCTTTTCTGTTAGGTCATGTATAATGGAATAAAAATTGGGGATACCACAAAGCAACAGGACTCACTAACTACTTTATACATTAAGTAATGCATACTTGTTTTGTTAGACTTCCGTGAACCTTTCGGCacaacacaaaaagaaaaagccTTTTGTAGACAAGAATGTTATGATTATGTTTTGGTTATTAAAGCTACTCATATCTGTAACGTCATAACAAGTAACTTACAAACACTGGTTGAACCTCATGACCAAATACTGAAAATGTAAACATTCAGTACAAGACCAATTACTAGCATATATACCATTCCGAGCCTTAAAAAAGAAATCTTGCTCGATATACAAATTTACGATACCACATGAATATGTTctcaaatatatatttcttttgagctAAAATACGACTTACTTCCCCATCACCATCACAAGTTTCAACATTTACAATCGAATATAAAACATAATAAGTCTGCTCCCTTTTCTGCAAGATCCAGAGAAGCAGAGGAGGGTTTCTTCGCCTGTTCGCCATGCTACAGACTAAAACTGTTAGCAGACACATGGTCTTTCTTATTTTAGTTTTCAACCAAAAAGATCACGAGAAAcgaaaagaaaacaagaacagAGCCTAGAAATGGCATTAGAAACTCCAAAAGGTGCTTCCTTTACGATTTGGAATCCCGGGAGAGATTCGGAAAGGAAGCAGCTCAGAGCAAGATCAAAgacgagggaagatggagagagcGTAATAGAGAAGATGAGCAGCGAGGAGATTTGGTCACAGTAGCGCTGCTCGATGGATTCGTAACGCACACAAAATTAGGAGGTGGATGCAAGGGTAACCAACGGCCACTTACTGATTCCAACCCGGGAGGTCCAATCGCCGGGGGAGCGAGCAATCAAATGAAGCTATCCATACGAGAGGAGCCGGGAGAAACGAAAGGGGGCAACGGACCAAAAGGGTGTGGTTTTAGGGTTCCGAGGCCTGACGCGGCGCTGCGACTGAGTTGCACCGCTCATCTCGTGACTAAATTAGATCGAGTATGATTTCTCGAATAAAAGAACTAATTAGAACAATAAAACATAGTGGAAATTTTCCAAGAGAAGTCATTTATTTTGGGTTTTTCCGATCGgtgtcttttttcttttatttttatttgttgtcatcataactctgttttttttttctgtaccTTCAAACCATCTCCGATAGGataatcaaaaaaattacaatcaTTTGCATTGGATTGATCTGAAAAATTTACAATGGCATAGGTTTGTGATGAAGGGGTCTGAAAAATCCTATGAGGTTGGAGCTGATCTCCGAGAAGGTTCTCTTGAAACATAAAAGGCTCGATCTGTTAATCACGTAGCAGAGTTTAAATTTCAGGTGCATGATAAGTGTAATACAAAAGTGATCTTAATGTTTCACTTTGATAAGTATAGGAATCTCAATATAACATTTGAAAATACAAGGATCgatatattgaaaatgtttaACTTTCATAAATATCGGAATGCTGGGACATGTACGATCCTTTACGATCAGTAGTGTCTAATCTTACTTGCTATCCTTGTCATGACAATCTCACTGATTACTGTTAAATCTAACAACAAGTTTCACTAATCGTAAGAGTAAATGCTAAGAAGACAAAACGAAGAAGGCGTTGGCAAATGCCCATAATCCTCTCTATACTACAAATAATTAAAGGGTGTGCGCGTGTGGGAGAGCTACATACGGACTTTTACGTAGATCTCACCACTAGGAGGATCGCAAGAACATGAACTTTTGTTTAGCAAACTTTATGCTCCGTCATCTTGTATGATATTTGTTGTCGAAATGACTTGATCGGATTAGATTTAATAGCAGATGGTGGATGTGAACATGTGGGTCAATCTTATAGTATTACTTATCTTGATCTTTGAGATgattaaacaaaattattttggcaAACCTACATCGACCACGCACTGCTCCGTGAGTTATTCCACCTCCTCTCATGGCCTATTACTACTGGTACGCCTCCCATGCATATTCTTATCCTAAATTGATAAAAGGTCAAAAGATAGAAGATATATTTTTCTGCTCGGGTGATTTGTTTTCAAGTTGACATTTAGCCCTTGTCAGTCGTCGTATATGTGATCTTGAAGCTTACCTATATTATTATAATTAGGTAGATCAATATCCTGATTAATAGTTGTACATTCAGCTATGGATGTAGCAATGGTTGGTGACCTCATCATATGTAGGAGGAAGTTGTGTGTTTTCTACAAACAAAAGACAAGATTTCTTATTATTATACTTGTGACAAGTTCGGAACTCAAATTCTTGCAGTTTGGTTCGGTTGACATTATTTCCGAATGATGTGTGTCGACAGACAGACGGTGGTATGAATTAGAAAAGGAGATCAAAAAGGGGAAGTCAGAATAATTGGTTGGCTGTTTTGCTCCTAATTTAGAGTTCACTGGTTGGTTAGAGCCGGAGTTGAGAGTTCCTATCTCCATGAGAGGATAAGATGGCATCGATGGCTTCCTTTACTTGCCCAACATCTGGTGGTTTTCCGCCTTGTCCCGGCCATAACTCATCGGTCGCCAACACCTGCATAGGAACACAAGAGGCCAAATCTCAGACATCAAGATGAAAAGCTCTCGATTTAGCCATCTGATTTAGTAAGAAGAAGGATTATTAATATATCCGATCGCAAGACCTTCACTTGCAACTGCAGGAACTTCACGTAGCTAATCGCCTTCTCCAGCATGGTTACCAAATCAACCtacgtgaattttttttttttttttttttgtatggagAACACAGTTAGTTACAATCGCCAAGACAATGGCGCAGGAAAAATAACTGGGAAAAACAATACATCCGAAGCGAGGCAAACCTTTGTGCCATTGGGAACGAGATCTTGAAGAATTTTGAGCCGCTCACTGATCCGTTCCCTCCGGTTCTGCAACGACAAACTACCTTGAGACGATTCATGTTTGTGTTCCATTGCCAAATCGTTCACAGCGTATAATAACAGAAAACAAAAGGTCCAAATTAATATATTAGTAGTGGTAGATGAAAACACCTTTGCTGCGATACTCTGTTGTGGATCTTTGGATGGACTAGTAGACTTGTCTTTGGTCCTCCTGGGAGTACCGCACTGCTTCTTGGGACTTTGCACATTACATGAATTCTGCAACAGAAACATAAGCAGTCGACGACGTGACTTACGTAGAATTTAATTCTAAGAAACCCATGCTTCATTTCTTAGGTTATCTTGATGATATATCGAACGCTACACATTACCGTGCTCGAGCGTTTTTGGAGGACCGTTGTTTGCCCAATGCTTTCTTGAAGGCCATCGAAAGCTGCGGCACCGGAGTATATAAACCCAAACCGATCTTGACCTCGACGCTTATTCCCGCTTCCTACCTCGAAACAGTCTTTCTCCTGAATTAGCCTGGAATCAGCAGTTCCACGCTTGATATCCAGGTGATTCGGCTGATAACTTCGATCCATGGCATCGATCCAAGCGGCGCATTCCTCCTCGTGATCAAGGTTCAGGTGACCATCGAAACTAAGCACCGAAGTGTCGAAGCAGGCCCAGGACCGTTGGGATGCGACGACGGAGAGGGATTCTTGTGGCGGAGAAATCACCGAACCGAGCATATTGTACGCGCAGCTATCCGAGTTCCTAGGGTCCGAGTGGAAAGAAAGAAGGCTGCTCGAATAGCTCCCGCGGGAATCAGAGCTTTCTCCATCACGGAGAAGCGTGCTGCCGTCCCCCAGATAGCCGAACAACTCGAGCGAAGAAGGAAGTCTAAGCTCTTGAATTGATGGCCCTCCTCCGTCAAGTGGACACGCTGGTGGACCTTGTCGAGTTCGATCTTTTGCGAGGGCCATAGAGAGAGAGATAGCGGAAGAGTTGTGGGATCCTACCGAGTTGCAGAAACAAGAGGAGGAAGTGGAGTgtatctgagagagagagagagagtattgagTGGTGACAGAGGGAGGAAGAGGGACTTGCTCTTTGGGATGCTGCCGTTCATTTATGTTCTTGTACATGCATGCTGCGAACTTGCACCTCATATAAGGGGAGATGGCTTCTCCTTCCTATAAAGTAATGTGCATAAGAatagcataataataataataataataataataataacttagaagcgcttGCATGCATTTctgtgaggaggaggaggaggagttcggTGGCATGAACGGAGAGATAGGGGATGGATGTGTGTGacagaggaggagagagagaaagcTAGGAAGCCAAATGGTCGCCGGAAGTGTCGCACGCCCACGTCTAAGATTCCCGTATGAGTGGCTCCTTCCTCCTCACTTCCACAACCCTAGAGCACGTGGGCCATGGTTATAAATCTCGTGGGCATCTCCTTATCTTAAGACATGTTTGATTCCAGACATGACACTGTGAGCTTTTAATGCTGTGATCCTTCTCTTCTATTAGTTTATGACATCCATATCGAACCAGGAGATGAGCATACACGCTTCGAGGAGACTCCTTCGAGACGCACCTACTCTCTGTTCTATGAACTCCGACTCAGGTTCATTTGTTGGAGCTGCTCTGTGGTCCTGATTCCTTCAGCGCTGCTACCTCTTGTTTCATCATCTCGTATCCTAAGCCTCGTGTCAAGGAGTGTAACAGTTGTGATTAACTATGGAAAGTGATCTTAATAAGCAAAACTGAATCTTGCTGCTGTTTGCATAATTTTAAAGAGTTCAAAATAGGCCGAAATCCTTTCTCCTCAAACTTGTTTAACCAACAACCGCCAGAGTCAACAATAGCAGGCATCAATTGTTGGGTGGCTTATATTACTTCTCAAATGAATGATCACTGATGAGTTGGGCTGCCTGTTGTTCCATGAACCCACGAGTCCAGAGATGGAGAAGAAGAGTACACTGTCCTTCGAGATGCCATGTGAGCAAATGAAGCGATAGAATATATACGTGAGTATGAGTGGCTCATCAGAGCAGCATTTAATGCAGGGGTGGGCACAGCTGTTGAGGTGAGCGATGCAATGACATAAGTTCCATGATCATGTGGGATCTCGAGGCTTGGAGACGAGTCTTGTGGGAACGAGTGCAATGTAATGGAGGCCAAACAATAATGGGGGTCATTAAACCACAGCATTTAATGTCAAGGGTCTTACCATTAAACAAGTGAAAGCAGCACGATTAATGACGAAGCTACAGCAAACATCATGCCATGGATGTGAACTTTGTCTCATGAACCGAAGCAACCCATATGCTCTGGTAACGAATTCCTCCATATTCTATGTGGCTTATGGGATTCTGGTTTTCAACTTTGTGATCCTCATGTTCATCAAGGTGAGAGCAGTCGAAATTTTATTGTGAGTTCAGAACTCTGTCCAACCTCAGTCAGTGCTAGGAGAAAGTCATAGCTGAAACCACAAGATTGATTATTTTGGACCGATAGAAAGTCATACCTTTCTTCCATTTGGCTTTGAAGGAGTAACACTTTGATTTAGTAAGCCTCATGCTTCTTCACTGCAACATTTTCTTGTGATCTTGCTTTCCGCTCATGAAACATACTGTTGAGATTGATTGGGATACTTCACGACATTTTGGAACAAGATTCATCTATATCCCATTGGCATTCTTCTAACTCGCCATCATTCTTCCCTTCCGCCTACTTTGCTTCTCCTCTCCTGCTCGATCTTCTTCCCCGCATCAGCCTGTCGCTACTTCTTCCTGTTCTTCCCAATCTTCGTTGGAGACGAGACGGCGGATATCGGCGGTGGCGGGATTCAGCAACGACGGCCGTGGCGGCACGAATTCGCCAGCGAGCGTCGAGGGAAATGGCAGGTGGTGACAGATTTGACGTGTAGAATCCGGTGACCGGAGCTGAGGATAAGAATGCGGTACCATGGAGATATGGCGCCAAAAAATTTTTTTTGGGCCTCTTTGGCGCTTAAGTGGTTTACGGTAAGCTAAGTCACGGTGTTTGAACTCACACTTTATGGGCCAATCCGGGTTAACCTACCGGGCCGTGTTATGTGCCTTAATCCCTACAGCCCCTTGTGTTCGAACGAAGTAGTGTCCTGTTCATTACCTATTCTAATTCGTCGTTTATCTCCTGTAGTCGCTCGATCCTTTACCCTCCGTCAGCCCCTCGTCTCGCTCTTCTTTCGCGACAGCAGAATGGCCGACACCGGAGACGATGGGCATCAGCGGTGGTAGTAGTCTGCAACGGTGGGCGTCGCGGGGCGGGGCGAATCCGCAGATGAGCACGAGGGGAGACGCTATTAAACTGTCTGGATCCAGTCACCGTGAGTGAGGACAAGACGTTGGAAGCTGACGGCTTTGACGCCAAAAATTTTTTTTTCGGCCTCTTTGTCGTTGTTATCGTGAACGGTAAGCTCACCTGTTGGTGTTGTACTCACCTTTGTGGGTCAGAGCTTGGCCCAGTCCAGCTATTGTTTGAAGGATTAAGCCCAGGCTGGATATTTTTGATATAAGGCCCAATTAAAAAAGCGCATCCAACAAATAAGATGGGCCTCCATCTATGGAGCTTACGGTAAGGAGTTGCAGGAGCCGCCGACAAGTTTCTCCTCCCCTTCTTAGACCGTCCTCTTTCCCATTTGGCCTCTcgttctttcttctccttctcttcccctCCCATTCTCCTCTCGTTCTTTTTGCTCCATCGACCCTTCACAACTGTTTCCTATTCTCCTCGCTTATATGGCGACGATGAGTCCAAGCGACGTGGTAGAGTGGCGGTAAGAGCATGTTCGGAACCAAGCAATGTTCCCAATTGTTGCTCATGGCAGGATGTGCATGTTCTGCTTCGTCTTTGATCTCCTCCTCGCTCTAT
This Musa acuminata AAA Group cultivar baxijiao chromosome BXJ1-2, Cavendish_Baxijiao_AAA, whole genome shotgun sequence DNA region includes the following protein-coding sequences:
- the LOC135611155 gene encoding double-stranded RNA-binding protein 4-like isoform X7 produces the protein MAEEFMHKNRLQEYTQRSSITLPLYQTINEGTPHAPEFRSTVIVDGKNFTSPCTFPTKKAAEQCAAKFALEGIRIINKNKGLSLIHNDTILCKLILHEYSVKMNMNLPTYETSHKPGLIPAFVSSVLFDNKTFKGETALSKKEAERVAACTVIKYILGNCDTGDIMRQIIESKNKHYAVVHRGKGSCSSLARNEETSGPSSSIQENKMLAPLFYDIPHAVAYSEAFASVPANTAAADSICSAKEEYAGKAEVPSDDPTSHARDVVPISSKGRSREKNEEQCQLKKARVDGQSQFEPCAQHSGNLVIIDI
- the LOC135611155 gene encoding uncharacterized protein LOC135611155 isoform X5 — its product is MAEEFMHKNRLQEYTQRSSITLPLYQTINEGTPHAPEFRSTVIVDGKNFTSPCTFPTKKAAEQCAAKFALEGIRIINKNKGLSLIHNDTILCKLILHEYSVKMNMNLPTYETSHKPGLIPAFVSSVLFDNKTFKGETALSKKEAERVAACTVIKYILGNCDTGDIMRQIIESKNKHYAVVHRGKGSCSSLARNEETSGPSSSIQENKMLAPLFYDIPHAVAYSEAFASVPANTAAADSICSAKEEYAGKQCSALIESWNSLSTPTVTVIAGGSTNGASGTDFVVPHMLLPIQGKAEVPSDDPTSHARDVVPISSKGRSREKNEEQCQLKKARVDGQSQFEPCAQHSGNLVIIDI
- the LOC135611155 gene encoding uncharacterized protein LOC135611155 isoform X2 encodes the protein MAEEFMHKNRLQEYTQRSSITLPLYQTINEGTPHAPEFRSTVIVDGKNFTSPCTFPTKKAAEQCAAKFALEGIRIINKNKGLSLIHNDTILCKLILHEYSVKMNMNLPTYETSHKPGLIPAFVSSVLFDNKTFKGETALSKKEAERVAACTVIKYILGNCDTGDIMRQIIESKNKHYAVVHRGKGSCSSLARNEETSGPSSSIQENKMLAPLFYDIPHAVAYSEAFASVPANTAAADSICSAKEEYAGKQCSALIESWNSLSTPTVTVIAGGSTNGASGTDFVVPHMLLPIQGKAEVPSDDPTSHARDVVPISSKGRSREKNEEQCQLKKARVDGQYVTCSRCKSVSRAKLLLYLVTDVLICLSAHLHGVTV
- the LOC135611155 gene encoding uncharacterized protein LOC135611155 isoform X1, yielding MAEEFMHKNRLQEYTQRSSITLPLYQTINEGTPHAPEFRSTVIVDGKNFTSPCTFPTKKAAEQCAAKFALEGIRIINKNKGLSLIHNDTILCKLILHEYSVKMNMNLPTYETSHKPGLIPAFVSSVLFDNKTFKGETALSKKEAERVAACTVIKYILGNCDTGDIMRQIIESKNKHYAVVHRGKGSCSSLARNEETSGPSSSIQENKMLAPLFYDIPHAVAYSEAFASVPANTAAADSICSAKEEYAGKQCSALIESWNSLSTPTVTVIAGGSTNGASGTDFVVPHMLLPIQGKAEVPSDDPTSHARDVVPISSKGRSREKNEEQCQLKKARVDGQYVTCSRCKSVSRAKLLLYLVTDVLICLSAHLHGVLTFLFVELS
- the LOC135611155 gene encoding double-stranded RNA-binding protein 1-like isoform X3, with product MAEEFMHKNRLQEYTQRSSITLPLYQTINEGTPHAPEFRSTVIVDGKNFTSPCTFPTKKAAEQCAAKFALEGIRIINKNKGLSLIHNDTILCKLILHEYSVKMNMNLPTYETSHKPGLIPAFVSSVLFDNKTFKGETALSKKEAERVAACTVIKYILGNCDTGDIMRQIIESKNKHYAVVHRGKGSCSSLARNEETSGPSSSIQENKMLAPLFYDIPHAVAYSEAFASVPANTAAADSICSAKEEYAVIAGGSTNGASGTDFVVPHMLLPIQGKAEVPSDDPTSHARDVVPISSKGRSREKNEEQCQLKKARVDGQYVTCSRCKSVSRAKLLLYLVTDVLICLSAHLHGVLTFLFVELS
- the LOC135611155 gene encoding double-stranded RNA-binding protein 4-like isoform X6, coding for MAEEFMHKNRLQEYTQRSSITLPLYQTINEGTPHAPEFRSTVIVDGKNFTSPCTFPTKKAAEQCAAKFALEGIRIINKNKGLSLIHNDTILCKLILHEYSVKMNMNLPTYETSHKPGLIPAFVSSVLFDNKTFKGETALSKKEAERVAACTVIKYILGNCDTGDIMRQIIESKNKHYAVVHRGKGSCSSLARNEETSGPSSSIQENKMLAPLFYDIPHAVAYSEAFASVPANTAAADSICSAKEEYAGKAEVPSDDPTSHARDVVPISSKGRSREKNEEQCQLKKARVDGQYVTCSRCKSVSRAKLLLYLVTDVLICLSAHLHGVLTFLFVELS
- the LOC135611155 gene encoding double-stranded RNA-binding protein 1-like isoform X4, which produces MAEEFMHKNRLQEYTQRSSITLPLYQTINEGTPHAPEFRSTVIVDGKNFTSPCTFPTKKAAEQCAAKFALEGIRIINKNKGLSLIHNDTILCKLILHEYSVKMNMNLPTYETSHKPGLIPAFVSSVLFDNKTFKGETALSKKEAERVAACTVIKYILGNCDTGDIMRQIIESKNKHYAVVHRGKGSCSSLARNEETSGPSSSIQENKMLAPLFYDIPHAVAYSEAFASVPANTAAADSICSAKEEYAGGSTNGASGTDFVVPHMLLPIQGKAEVPSDDPTSHARDVVPISSKGRSREKNEEQCQLKKARVDGQYVTCSRCKSVSRAKLLLYLVTDVLICLSAHLHGVLTFLFVELS